DNA from Lentibacillus amyloliquefaciens:
AGAGATGGGAAAATTACGTTGGGAGATGATTACATGGACATAGATAAACAAAAGTGGCCAGACAAGTTTGATATTAATATGCTTGTCACCATTCCGGAAGATATTCAAAAAATCATTCGAGGAGATAAAACAGCTGTACGGCGCAATGACCGCTATGCCGATCCTGGCGATAGATTTGAACTGAACGGGCATACCGTAGTAGTTGAAAACGTCTATCCGCAGAAGCTTCGGGATATTTCAGACGCTGATGCCCGTGAGGAAGGATATAAAAGCCTGGAGGAATATAAACAGGGCATTACCAGTATTCACGGTGAAGAAGTCTGGGATTCTGACCTGGTTATCTGGGCACATATAATGCACCCTGTTCAGAAAGGATGATATATCATGGAAAACTATTCGATTGATCCAAGTAAGGGACTTGAATTCGGGCTTTATACATTAGGTGATCATTTGCCGGACCCTGGGACGGGTGAGCGCATTTCAACGACTCAGCGTATCAATGAAATCATAGAGCTTTCAAAACTGGCTGAGGAGGCAGGTATTGATTTCTTTAGTGTCGGGGAAAGTCA
Protein-coding regions in this window:
- a CDS encoding fructose-1-phosphate kinase; amino-acid sequence: MDIDKQKWPDKFDINMLVTIPEDIQKIIRGDKTAVRRNDRYADPGDRFELNGHTVVVENVYPQKLRDISDADAREEGYKSLEEYKQGITSIHGEEVWDSDLVIWAHIMHPVQKG